From the Dehalococcoidales bacterium genome, one window contains:
- the hgcA gene encoding mercury methylation corrinoid protein HgcA, which translates to MQMTLPSTTSKITLANRWDHFLARFRINRSGHRVEPGLYALGNPAADSPVFVTANYTLSFDALRSALSGTDGYILVLDTGGINVWCAAGKGTFGTGELVKRIAASSLGEVVHHRRLILPQLGAAGVAAHEVRKRSGFKAEYGPVRAADLKKFLETGKVTPEMRRVTFTLSDRVVLIPVELVGVMLPMLVLAVALYFLGGLWTSLAGISAILAGVVLFPVFLPWLPTRDFSTKGFVLGALVMAVLFLAQVSRGEANAVLWQQIGRGLSYVLIWSPVTAFVALNFTGSTTFTSKTGVRREMYRYLRLMAGILIAGVILSIALNLL; encoded by the coding sequence ATGCAGATGACTTTGCCATCTACTACTTCGAAGATAACATTGGCCAATCGCTGGGACCATTTCCTGGCGCGCTTTCGTATTAACCGCTCTGGTCACCGCGTCGAGCCCGGACTCTACGCGCTGGGAAATCCCGCCGCCGATTCGCCTGTTTTCGTCACGGCTAACTATACCCTGAGCTTTGACGCCTTGAGGTCGGCGCTGAGCGGGACTGACGGCTATATACTAGTGCTCGATACCGGCGGTATCAATGTCTGGTGCGCTGCCGGTAAAGGTACCTTCGGTACCGGTGAACTGGTAAAGCGCATCGCCGCTTCCAGCCTTGGTGAGGTGGTGCATCACCGCCGCTTGATATTACCGCAGCTGGGCGCTGCCGGAGTGGCTGCGCATGAAGTAAGAAAGCGCTCGGGTTTCAAAGCGGAATACGGCCCGGTGCGGGCGGCTGACCTGAAGAAATTTTTGGAGACGGGCAAGGTTACGCCTGAGATGCGCCGGGTGACTTTTACTCTGTCTGACCGCGTTGTCCTGATTCCGGTAGAGCTGGTCGGTGTCATGCTGCCGATGCTGGTACTGGCTGTGGCGCTTTACTTTCTGGGTGGACTCTGGACATCCCTGGCGGGAATATCGGCAATCCTGGCCGGGGTTGTTCTGTTCCCGGTTTTCCTGCCCTGGCTGCCCACCCGTGATTTCAGCACCAAGGGATTTGTCCTGGGTGCTCTGGTGATGGCTGTACTTTTCCTGGCGCAAGTATCCCGGGGAGAGGCCAACGCCGTATTGTGGCAGCAGATTGGACGCGGGCTGAGCTATGTGTTAATCTGGTCACCGGTGACCGCTTTTGTGGCGCTGAACTTTACCGGCTCGACGACTTTCACTTCCAAGACCGGCGTCCGGCGGGAGATGTATCGCTATCTGCGCCTGATGGCCGGGATACTGATTGCCGGAGTTATCCTGAGCATAGCACTGAACTTACTTTGA
- the hgcB gene encoding mercury methylation ferredoxin HgcB, producing the protein MISSYATNTLRYNADLCTGCAMCWTVCPQQVFEPENGKARIVNYEACMECGACQLNCPTNAITVDSGVGCAAAMIRAALTGKKEVSCGPSSGSCKDNLCC; encoded by the coding sequence ATGATAAGCTCGTATGCGACAAATACCCTTCGTTACAATGCCGACCTATGCACCGGTTGCGCGATGTGCTGGACCGTGTGCCCCCAGCAGGTTTTTGAGCCGGAAAACGGCAAAGCCCGTATTGTTAACTATGAGGCCTGTATGGAGTGTGGCGCCTGTCAGCTTAATTGTCCAACCAACGCCATCACCGTGGATAGCGGAGTGGGCTGTGCCGCCGCCATGATCCGGGCGGCGTTGACCGGTAAGAAAGAAGTCTCCTGCGGTCCGTCTTCCGGTTCGTGCAAAGATAATCTTTGCTGTTAG
- a CDS encoding long-chain fatty acid--CoA ligase, with product MQVPGDRPWFKFWPEGVPRHIDYPEIPLFELLTGSARKYPDRVAYTCQGSSLTYHELDIATGKLAAGLNDYGVKKGDRVLLLLGNSLEFVTGYYAILKAGATVVPTNPLYKGRELKHHLNDSEAVAVITSRELYPTVKEIRDETGLKTAVLTDAEGVTGTVALAEILTHYSPDPVELDINTKEDVAAIEYTGGTTGLPKGVMLTHYNLVANALQNAAWFGWNDKDVVIGVLPFYHSWGASTCVISAVYAGARVVIFPRFSAQELLETIEREKATVIYGAASLFTMLTTSPLITEYDLSSLRYIKAGAMPIPPEIKTRWEQITGVTMVLGYGLSEASPETHNSPPQRVKPGTVGIPVIDTDARIVDKETGEFELPPGEVGELVIRGPQVMKGYLNRPEDTREAFEGGWLHTGDLATMDGEGYFSIVDRKKEIIKYKGYTIAPAEIEAVLYEHPAVKECAVVGRPDASVGEIPRAYVVLKDGCEPCAEELISFCEQRVSPYKKIREVEFIAEIPKTQVGKVLRRVLRDGI from the coding sequence ATGCAGGTACCTGGTGATAGACCGTGGTTCAAGTTCTGGCCGGAGGGAGTGCCTCGCCATATCGATTACCCTGAAATACCCCTTTTTGAGTTACTCACCGGCAGCGCCCGGAAGTACCCTGACCGGGTCGCCTACACTTGTCAGGGGAGCAGCCTGACCTATCACGAGCTGGATATTGCCACCGGCAAGCTGGCGGCGGGACTTAACGACTACGGAGTTAAGAAGGGAGACCGGGTACTTTTGCTGCTGGGCAACAGCCTGGAGTTCGTCACAGGCTATTATGCGATATTAAAAGCAGGCGCTACCGTTGTTCCCACCAATCCTCTCTATAAAGGAAGGGAGTTAAAGCACCACCTTAACGATTCTGAGGCGGTGGCTGTCATCACCAGCCGGGAGCTTTACCCCACGGTAAAGGAAATCAGGGATGAGACCGGGCTGAAAACAGCGGTTCTGACTGATGCGGAAGGGGTTACCGGGACGGTGGCACTGGCGGAAATACTGACCCACTACTCACCGGATCCGGTTGAGCTTGACATAAACACAAAGGAAGATGTCGCTGCTATTGAGTATACGGGCGGGACTACCGGCCTGCCTAAAGGTGTGATGCTGACCCATTACAACCTGGTGGCTAATGCCCTGCAGAACGCCGCCTGGTTCGGCTGGAATGATAAAGACGTTGTCATCGGCGTGCTTCCCTTCTACCATAGCTGGGGGGCATCCACCTGCGTTATCTCGGCGGTGTACGCCGGTGCCAGGGTGGTGATATTCCCCCGCTTCAGTGCGCAGGAGTTGCTAGAGACAATCGAGCGGGAAAAGGCGACCGTCATCTACGGCGCGGCATCCCTGTTCACCATGCTGACCACCAGCCCGCTGATAACGGAATATGACCTCTCCAGCCTGCGCTACATCAAAGCGGGGGCAATGCCGATTCCGCCGGAAATCAAGACGCGGTGGGAGCAGATCACCGGCGTTACCATGGTTCTGGGCTACGGCCTGAGTGAAGCGTCCCCCGAGACTCATAACAGCCCGCCGCAACGGGTCAAGCCGGGGACGGTGGGGATACCGGTAATTGATACCGATGCCCGCATTGTCGATAAAGAGACAGGGGAGTTCGAGTTGCCGCCGGGTGAAGTGGGAGAGCTGGTCATCCGGGGCCCCCAGGTGATGAAAGGTTACTTGAACAGACCTGAGGATACCAGGGAAGCATTCGAGGGAGGGTGGCTGCATACCGGGGACCTGGCCACGATGGATGGGGAAGGGTACTTCTCTATCGTCGACCGTAAGAAAGAGATAATCAAGTACAAGGGCTATACCATTGCCCCCGCCGAGATTGAGGCGGTGCTTTACGAGCACCCGGCGGTGAAAGAGTGCGCCGTGGTCGGCCGACCGGATGCCTCGGTGGGGGAGATACCACGGGCTTACGTGGTGCTGAAGGACGGCTGCGAGCCATGCGCTGAGGAGCTGATCAGCTTCTGCGAACAGAGAGTCTCCCCTTATAAAAAAATCCGGGAAGTGGAGTTCATCGCCGAAATCCCCAAGACACAGGTGGGCAAGGTGCTGAGGAGGGTGCTTCGGGACGGGATTTGA
- a CDS encoding thiamine pyrophosphate-binding protein, which produces MSKVTGGQLVVKALKQEGVDTIFTLCGGHIDPILQGCIDEKIRVIDARHEQAAVFMADGWARITGQPGVALVTAGPGVTNTITSLWSASECFSPVIVFGGRSVLSQFEMGSLQDMDTLTLVDSVTKWRRGVYETRRVPEYVSMALRQALSGRKGPVYLEVPWDILRAEVDEEEAPLSQNYRTTARQQGDPAQIKKAVDLLLKAERPIVIAGSGVKWSGAEKELKEFIEMVKLPLTLGQMARGAVPEDHPLCFGPTRVGTRQADVVLIIGTRLNFQLGFGRPPLFGSDARWIQIDIEPTEVGHNRPIEVGIIGDAKAVLRQLIDEARDRCKGRQEIPWIAECRDYIKERREQAEINMNSDSLPIHPARMCKEIRDFLDRDAYIITDGADVTLWGATILKSYEPSHWLDNSPTGCLGLGQSFAIAAKLAHPDKQVFLLSGDGAFGLNAMEFDTMVRHKIPVVCVVGNDGAWGQIVQGQLAKGPDRLIATQLGFVPYAKMVEGLGGYGETVEKPEDIRPALERAFASGLPACIDVHCASVGGPSRRGR; this is translated from the coding sequence ATGAGCAAGGTTACCGGCGGACAATTGGTGGTCAAGGCTCTCAAACAGGAGGGAGTCGATACTATTTTTACATTGTGCGGCGGTCACATCGACCCGATTCTGCAAGGCTGCATCGATGAAAAGATACGTGTCATCGATGCCCGGCATGAGCAAGCGGCGGTCTTCATGGCTGACGGTTGGGCCAGAATCACCGGCCAGCCCGGGGTAGCCCTGGTTACTGCCGGACCCGGCGTTACCAACACCATCACCAGCCTCTGGAGCGCTTCCGAATGCTTCAGCCCCGTAATTGTTTTCGGGGGCAGAAGCGTTCTCAGCCAGTTCGAAATGGGTTCCCTCCAGGACATGGACACACTGACCCTGGTGGACTCGGTTACCAAATGGCGGCGGGGTGTCTACGAGACCAGGAGAGTCCCGGAATATGTCAGCATGGCTTTACGCCAGGCATTGAGCGGTAGAAAGGGTCCGGTCTATCTCGAAGTACCCTGGGACATCCTCAGAGCTGAAGTGGATGAGGAAGAAGCGCCACTATCGCAGAACTACCGGACTACCGCCCGGCAGCAGGGAGATCCTGCCCAGATAAAGAAAGCCGTTGACCTGCTGCTCAAAGCCGAGAGGCCGATTGTAATCGCCGGCAGCGGAGTTAAATGGTCGGGGGCTGAGAAAGAACTCAAGGAATTTATTGAAATGGTCAAGCTGCCGCTGACCCTGGGGCAGATGGCGCGGGGAGCCGTCCCCGAGGACCATCCCCTGTGCTTCGGGCCGACCCGTGTCGGTACCCGTCAGGCCGATGTCGTCCTCATCATCGGAACCCGTCTCAACTTCCAGCTCGGCTTCGGCCGTCCGCCGCTCTTCGGCAGCGATGCCAGGTGGATTCAGATTGACATCGAACCTACCGAGGTCGGACATAACCGCCCCATCGAAGTCGGCATCATCGGAGACGCTAAGGCAGTACTCCGGCAACTGATTGATGAAGCCCGTGATAGATGTAAGGGACGGCAGGAAATACCCTGGATAGCAGAATGCCGGGATTACATCAAGGAACGCCGGGAGCAGGCGGAAATCAACATGAACTCGGACAGCTTGCCCATTCACCCGGCCCGGATGTGCAAGGAGATCCGCGACTTCCTGGACAGGGACGCCTATATCATCACCGACGGCGCTGATGTTACTCTCTGGGGCGCCACCATACTCAAGTCTTATGAGCCGTCACACTGGCTTGATAATTCCCCCACAGGATGCCTGGGACTGGGCCAGTCCTTTGCCATCGCCGCCAAACTGGCCCACCCTGATAAGCAGGTGTTCCTGCTCAGTGGTGACGGCGCTTTCGGGCTGAACGCCATGGAGTTCGATACCATGGTACGGCACAAGATTCCGGTGGTCTGCGTCGTCGGCAATGACGGCGCCTGGGGGCAGATTGTTCAGGGACAACTGGCCAAGGGGCCTGACCGTCTCATCGCCACCCAGCTTGGCTTCGTCCCCTACGCAAAGATGGTGGAGGGCCTCGGCGGTTACGGAGAGACGGTGGAGAAACCGGAGGATATCCGCCCTGCCCTGGAGCGGGCTTTTGCTTCCGGCTTACCCGCCTGCATCGATGTGCACTGCGCCAGTGTGGGCGGACCCAGCCGCCGCGGACGTTGA
- the cobO gene encoding cob(I)yrinic acid a,c-diamide adenosyltransferase — MAERASSNSFSPAEFSKGGLVQIFTGEGKGKTSAALGTVLRASGYGLRVCVVAFMKGEYSQGEWEALSKLPNVKVAKFGFRTFTNPARVKPEEIEQAHQALAVAREAALSGDYELVVLDEVNVAIAWKLVELDEVVRLIEDRPANVELILTGRMADPRLVEIADLVTECLNVKHPYDKGVKARAGFDY; from the coding sequence TTGGCAGAAAGAGCGTCATCAAATAGCTTTTCACCAGCCGAATTTTCGAAAGGCGGTCTTGTCCAGATTTTCACCGGTGAAGGTAAAGGCAAGACTTCTGCTGCCCTGGGAACAGTGCTCCGGGCTTCAGGCTATGGCTTGAGAGTATGCGTGGTTGCTTTTATGAAAGGGGAATATTCACAAGGTGAATGGGAAGCCCTCTCTAAATTACCCAATGTCAAAGTAGCCAAGTTTGGTTTCAGGACTTTTACCAATCCAGCCCGGGTGAAGCCCGAGGAGATAGAACAGGCGCACCAGGCTCTGGCAGTAGCCCGTGAGGCGGCTTTGAGCGGTGATTATGAACTGGTGGTGCTTGATGAGGTGAATGTAGCCATTGCCTGGAAGCTGGTGGAGCTGGATGAGGTGGTCAGACTGATTGAGGACAGGCCAGCTAATGTGGAACTTATCCTTACCGGGAGAATGGCTGACCCCAGGCTGGTTGAGATTGCTGACCTGGTCACCGAATGTTTGAATGTTAAGCACCCTTACGATAAGGGTGTAAAAGCACGAGCGGGGTTTGATTACTAG